From a region of the Daphnia pulicaria isolate SC F1-1A chromosome 1, SC_F0-13Bv2, whole genome shotgun sequence genome:
- the LOC124340471 gene encoding protein nervous wreck-like isoform X4 gives MKESGLKSDPNEPNGPNIDAKIDEIKNQLRRTETAKIKAEARLECLHADGVKVKEFLQDAECLVTLGLMVIESYHHLRSFFTLSKIRMASITIGSGFYFGNWCP, from the exons ATGAAAGAGAGTGGCTTGAAg AGTGATCCGAATGAACCCAACGGACCTAATATTGACGCCAAAATCGATGAAATCAAAAACCAACTGAGGCGCACAGAG ACTGCCAAAATCAAAGCTGAGGCTCGGTTGGAGTGCCTTCATGCTGATGGAG TCAAAGTCAAAGAATTCCTTCAAGACGCAGAGTGTTTGGTGACTCTTGGATTGATGGTGATTGAATCATATCATCATCTGAGATCATTCTTTACATT GTCGAAAATTAGAATGGCAAGCATCACCATTGGCTCGGGTTTCTATTTTGGAAA TTGGTGTCCGTAA
- the LOC124340471 gene encoding uncharacterized protein LOC124340471 isoform X1 yields MKESGLKSDPNEPNGPNIDAKIDEIKNQLRRTETAKIKAEARLECLHADGVKVKEFLQDAECLVTLGLMVIESYHHLRSFFTLSKIRMASITIGSGFYFGNFRWMRSTRVLCLKVCDRNLCKIRKWQKIYVDKNITDKRVVWFGQTLNKGFCLWMKLN; encoded by the exons ATGAAAGAGAGTGGCTTGAAg AGTGATCCGAATGAACCCAACGGACCTAATATTGACGCCAAAATCGATGAAATCAAAAACCAACTGAGGCGCACAGAG ACTGCCAAAATCAAAGCTGAGGCTCGGTTGGAGTGCCTTCATGCTGATGGAG TCAAAGTCAAAGAATTCCTTCAAGACGCAGAGTGTTTGGTGACTCTTGGATTGATGGTGATTGAATCATATCATCATCTGAGATCATTCTTTACATT GTCGAAAATTAGAATGGCAAGCATCACCATTGGCTCGGGTTTCTATTTTGGAAA TTTCAGATGGATGAGATCAACCCGAGTACTTTGTCTAAAAGTATGTGACCGAAACTTATGTAAGATTCGAAAATGGCAAAAAATCTATGTTGATAAAAACATTACTGATAAGCGGGTTGTTTGGTTTGGGCAGACTTTGAACAAAGGGTTTTGTTTATGGATGAAGTTAAATTAA
- the LOC124340471 gene encoding protein nervous wreck-like isoform X7, producing the protein MKESGLKSDPNEPNGPNIDAKIDEIKNQLRRTETAKIKAEARLECLHADGGRKLEWQASPLARVSILEIGVRKVRLVLDVLKLSKVSDG; encoded by the exons ATGAAAGAGAGTGGCTTGAAg AGTGATCCGAATGAACCCAACGGACCTAATATTGACGCCAAAATCGATGAAATCAAAAACCAACTGAGGCGCACAGAG ACTGCCAAAATCAAAGCTGAGGCTCGGTTGGAGTGCCTTCATGCTGATGGAG GTCGAAAATTAGAATGGCAAGCATCACCATTGGCTCGGGTTTCTATTTTGGAAA TTGGTGTCCGTAAGGTGCGTCTCGTGTTAGATGTTCTCAAATTGAGTAAAG TTTCAGATGGATGA
- the LOC124340471 gene encoding protein nervous wreck-like isoform X3, which produces MKESGLKSDPNEPNGPNIDAKIDEIKNQLRRTETAKIKAEARLECLHADGVKVKEFLQDAECLVTLGLMVIESYHHLRSFFTLSKIRMASITIGSGFYFGNSCP; this is translated from the exons ATGAAAGAGAGTGGCTTGAAg AGTGATCCGAATGAACCCAACGGACCTAATATTGACGCCAAAATCGATGAAATCAAAAACCAACTGAGGCGCACAGAG ACTGCCAAAATCAAAGCTGAGGCTCGGTTGGAGTGCCTTCATGCTGATGGAG TCAAAGTCAAAGAATTCCTTCAAGACGCAGAGTGTTTGGTGACTCTTGGATTGATGGTGATTGAATCATATCATCATCTGAGATCATTCTTTACATT GTCGAAAATTAGAATGGCAAGCATCACCATTGGCTCGGGTTTCTATTTTGGAAA
- the LOC124340471 gene encoding protein nervous wreck-like isoform X8 translates to MKESGLKSDPNEPNGPNIDAKIDEIKNQLRRTETAKIKAEARLECLHADGGRKLEWQASPLARVSILEIGVRKVRLVLDVLKLSKVSDG, encoded by the exons ATGAAAGAGAGTGGCTTGAAg AGTGATCCGAATGAACCCAACGGACCTAATATTGACGCCAAAATCGATGAAATCAAAAACCAACTGAGGCGCACAGAG ACTGCCAAAATCAAAGCTGAGGCTCGGTTGGAGTGCCTTCATGCTGATGGAG GTCGAAAATTAGAATGGCAAGCATCACCATTGGCTCGGGTTTCTATTTTGGAAA TTGGTGTCCGTAAGGTGCGTCTCGTGTTAGATGTTCTCAAATTGAGTAAAG